In Aegilops tauschii subsp. strangulata cultivar AL8/78 chromosome 3, Aet v6.0, whole genome shotgun sequence, one genomic interval encodes:
- the LOC109772232 gene encoding uncharacterized protein, which produces MATPHASAHLFPYNLAANYRLHLCLDLHAPPPAGPPRPVPLRAPPDRRAHAPPACLDLCLSTRRRIAASTLQPPGRVVHATPGPPRPRSRRTAASPSTLQAQHRASTLQVPSPPIHPPPPPSSPSQLAASICSASPTVPNLNPIVLSDLPLLFPCAWARWAMTCTRQRAVAAPAPVELLRLVVDCRDIDGWRRRGKPPRSTALARRDFLLLPPCHDARLLGCARPGDSLFFHYNGHSLGLLPPETRQDDHKGFDSTPMSSSCSLKV; this is translated from the exons ATGG CCACACCCCACGCCTCGGCCCACCTCTTTCCCTACAACCTCGCCGCCAACTACCGCCTCCACCTGTGCCTCGATCTCcatgcgccgccgcccgccggaccGCCTCGACCTGTGCCTCTCCGTGCGCCGCCGGACCGCCGGGCCCACGCGCCGCCGGCTTGCCTCGACCTGTGCCTCTCCACGCGCCGCCGTATCGCCGCGTCCACGCTCCAGCCGCCCGGCCGCGTCGTCCACGCGACGCCTGGACCGCCGCGTCCACGCTCCAGGCGCACGGCAGCGTCGCCGTCTACGCTCCAGGCGCAGCACCGGGCATCCACGCTGCAGGTGCCTTCCCCTCCGAttcatccgccgccgccgccttcgtcCCCATCCCAACTCGCCGCCTCGATTTGCTCCGCGTCTCCAACCGTACCAAATCTCAACCCCATCGTCCTCTCCGACCTCCCTCTCTTATTCCCCTGTGCCTGGGCGAGGTGGGCCATGACGTGCACACGGCAAAGAGCGGTTGCGGCTCCGGCACCGGTGGAGCTCCTGCGGCTGGTGGTTGATTGCCGCGACATCGACGGGTGGCGCCGCCGTGGAAAGCCTCCACGCTCTACAGCCCTTGCACGGCGAGACTTCCTTCTCCTCCCGCCTTGCCATGATGCGCGGCTCCTCGGCTGCGCGCGCCCCGGGGACTCCCTCTTCTTCCACTACAACGGCCATAGCCTGGGGTTGCTGCCGCCTGAGACCCGCCAGGACGACCACAAGGGGTTTGACTCCACACCAATGTCATCAAG